In the Drosophila gunungcola strain Sukarami unplaced genomic scaffold, Dgunungcola_SK_2 000001F, whole genome shotgun sequence genome, one interval contains:
- the LOC128262615 gene encoding Golgi phosphoprotein 3 homolog sauron — translation MNRTDGLVRRSVKPRENGGAEGGLNANTPDDNQDAMDGLKDQEDNIDDGDSKETRLTLMEEVLLLGLKDKEGYTSFWNDCISSGLRGCILIELGLRGRVMIEKSGMRRRGLCTRKLILKSDQQTGDVLLDEALKHIKETDPPETVQSWIEYLSGETWNPLKLRYQLKNVRERLAKNLVEKGVLTTEKQNFLLFDMTTHPLSDNVVKCRLVKKIQDSVLSKWVNDPQRMDKRMLALIFLAHASDVIENAFAPLNDDDYEVAMKRVRELLDLDFETEAAKPNANEILWAVFMAFTK, via the exons ATGAATCGCACCGACGGATTGGTTCGACGCTCGGTGAAACCCCGGGAAAACGGGGGGGCGGAGGGCGGACTAAATGCGAACACGCCGGATGACAATCAGGACGCAATGGATGGCCTAAAAGACCAAGAGGACAACATCGACGATGGCGATTCCAAGGAGACCAGGCTCACGCTCATGGAGGAGGTCCTGCTGCTGGGACTCAAGGACAAGGAG GGCTACACATCTTTCTGGAACGACTGCATATCAAGCGGTTTGCGCGGATGCATTCTCATAGAACTTGGATTGCGAGGTCGCGTGATGATCGAGAAGTCTGGCATGAGACGACGTGGCCTATGTACAAG AAAATTGATTCTAAAATCGGATCAGCAGACTGGCGATGTTTTACTTGATGAGGCACTTAAACACATTAAAGAAACAGATCCCCCAGAGACGGTGCAGAGCTGGATTGAATATCTCAGTG GTGAAACATGGAATCCGTTGAAATTGCGCTACCAGCTGAAAAATGTACGCGAACGTCTGGCCAAGAATCTGGTGGAGAAGGGTGTACTCACAacggaaaaacaaaattttctaCTCTTCGATATGACGACACATCCGCTGAGCGATAATGTTGTCAAATGTCGTCTGGTTAAGAAG atACAAGATTCTGTGCTCTCCAAATGGGTGAATGATCCGCAGCGCATGGACAAGCGGATGCTGGCGCTAATCTTCCTGGCGCACGCCAGCGATGTGATTGAGAACGCCTTTGCGCCGCTAAATGATGATGACTACGAGGTGGCCATGAAGCGGGTGCGGGAGCTGTTGGATCTCGACTTTGAAACGGAGGCGGCCAAGCCGAATGCCAACGAGATCCTGTGGGCGGTGTTCATGGCGTTTACGAAATAG
- the LOC128262627 gene encoding protein C10 yields MSYLTNFNNESAKQILMDIIRCVNQPENSKKLSEAKASAGKEMILMMQHVFPLVMQLQLEVIKGHGFPGNREGLVQFSQLIREMERDDMEIARLRSQIRAIYLPPIAINTTNDILI; encoded by the exons ATGTCTTATCTGACCAATTTTAACAATGAGAGTGCCAAACAAATACTTATGGACATTATACGATGTGTAAACCAGCCGGAAAACTCAAAGAAACTCTCTGAAGCAAAGGCATCAGCTGGAAAAGAAATGATTCTGATGATGCAGCAC GTGTTTCCCTTGGTGATGCAGCTTCAATTGGAGGTCATCAAGGGTCATGGTTTTCCCGGAAACCGCGAAGGATTAGTTCAGTTCTCGCAACTCATTCGGGAAATGGAACGCGACGACATGGAAATTGCACGCCTGCGCAGTCAGATCCGAGCTATTTACTTGCCACCCATAGCTATAAATACCACAAACGATATCCTAATCTAA
- the LOC128262600 gene encoding tudor and KH domain-containing protein homolog isoform X1, producing the protein MLRNTPFGATPTYKLLLGLGLCSLGGAMLYAYFKTRDDEEETDSNDRRQQISGQEAPEQKPQKEVCLKIIVDNEHVPLIMGRGGSNIKLIEEKTQAKIRLRDKDNGHKFCDISGLPDAVKAARVLLIKEIERAPMVKLELQVPQRLASKLNGRGGELIQEIRSSSLAKLNIDPNGRNGKAKITIVGNQKQVNIARKLLDDQIEEDEELLRSMEEVEQRREPRRSPTNSIASSSLYSSQTSLSSHTQPRDKLMAAKGEGKPMEVYVSAVASPTKFWVQLIGPQSKKLDNMVQEMTSYYSSAENRAKHVLTAPYVGQIVAAVFKFDEKWYRAEIVDIMPNQYNPKEQVIDLYFVDYGDSEYISPADICELRTDFLTLRFQAVECFLANVKSTIQTEPITWPKSSIAKFEDLTEVAHWRKLIARVVTYKERPKSTTAVNSAAKEGTPLPGVELFDPADNAELNIGDLMITQGFALPLDDSYPLRSRSSTPSTNSDSTIEELCVSNPVTPLTPHSPMSMSIDVDSITQAEDEHLAQQLQHLQHKLNGNNIGTTNAIKLTATDLENGNNNDVSTTNGSGTL; encoded by the exons ATGTTGCGTAACACGCCTTTcggtgccacgcccacctacAAATTACTGCTGGGACTTGGACTCTGCTCCCTTGGGGGCGCCATGCTGTATGCGTACTTTAAGACTCGAGACGACGAGGAGGAAACGGACTCAAATGACAGGCGGCAGCAGATTTCTGGGCAGGAGGCCCCGGAACAGAAGCCCCAAAAAGAAGTGTGCCTCAAAATCATCGTGGACAACGAACATGTGCCCCTAATAATGGGACGCGGTGGTTCCAATATCAAATTGATTGAAGAAAAGACCCAGGCCAAGATAAGATTACG AGACAAAGACAATGGGCACAAATTCTGCGACATTAGCGGCCTACCCGATGCCGTGAAAGCAGCTCGAGTCCTGCTGATCAAGGAGATCGAGCGGGCACCTATGGTTAAGTTGGAACTGCAAGTTCCCCAGAGGTTGGCCAGCAAGCTTAATGGCCGTGGCGGCGAACTCATCCAGGAGATCCGGAGCAGTTCGCTGGCCAAGCTGAATATCGATCCAAATGGCCGCAATGGCAAGGCCAAGATCACAATTGTCGGCAACCAAAAGCAGGTGAACATAGCCCGGAAATTGCTGGACGATCAGATAGAGGAGGATGAGGAACTACTGCGATCCATGGAGGAAGTGGAGCAGCGTCGCGAACCCCGTCGATCGCCCACCAACAGCATTGCCTCATCCAGTTTGTACTCCTCGCAGACATCCTTGAGTTCGCACACCCAACCGCGGGACAAACTGATGGCGGCCAAGGGCGAGGGCAAACCCATGGAGGTGTACGTCTCAGCCGTGGCCTCACCCACCAAATTCTGGGTGCAGCTAATAGGACCGCAGTCCAAGAAACTAGACAACATGGTCCAGGAGATGACCAGCTACTATAGCAGTGCCGAGAATAGGGCGAAACATGTGCTAACTGCTCCTTATGTGGGTCAAATTGTGGCCGCCGTCTTCAAGTTCGATGAGAAGTGGTATCGCGCCGAGATCGTGGACATAATGCCCAATCAGTATAATCCCAAGGAGCAGGTAATTGATCTGTACTTTGTGGACTATGGGGATAGTGAGTACATCTCTCCAGCGGATATTTGTGAACTGCGCACCGATTTCCTCACACTTAG atTCCAAGCTGTTGAATGCTTCTTGGCCAATGTAAAGTCCACCATTCAGACTGAACCCATAACTTGGCCCAAGTCCTCCATTGCAAAGTTTGAGGATCTAACAGAGG TGGCCCACTGGAGGAAGCTGATTGCCCGAGTAGTGACCTACAAGGAACGTCCAAAATCCACCACTGCTGTGAATTCCGCCGCCAAGGAGGGCACACCTCTGCCCGGAGTGGAACTTTTTGATCCTGCCGATAATGCCGAACTAAATATTGGGGATCTGATGATCACACAGGGCTTTGCCTTGCCCTTGGACGATTCGTATCCATTGCGATCGCGTTCATCGACACCCTCAACTAACAGCGACTCGACAATTGAGGAGCTATGCGTCAGCAATCCAGTGACTCCTCTCACGCCCCATTCGCCCATGTCGATGTCCATCGATGTGGACAGCATTACGCAGGCGGAAGATGAACATCTCGCCCAGCAGCTGCAACATCTGCAGCACAAACTCAATGGAAACAATATAGGAACTACTAATGCAATTAAACTGACAGCGACAGACCTCGAAAATGGTAATAACAACGATGTCAGCACCACAAATGGCAGCGGCACGCTTTAG
- the LOC128262600 gene encoding uncharacterized protein LOC128262600 isoform X2, with the protein MKQFTDFMSLKGTEDADYHYRCDGIVASAMEFATNLLYEEQVLSANELGEYHSQVPKLVEAIIKPIRKRVEANRLGLPFPKISAAKQILSEISTNVGNMPNDKDHRRYVTDYYADLDLESDDDFTIIHLKMCQLNTRRELEKLDNPVSADPTPLKEIIGVVNLNTIVFSYAVLSEPFFIVRAHDVFKFSLLGGLVADSLISVLASSDPDNCFFKAVKTLDDLDIYGEMQVDCNTEITNYQKLYHVILNLVHEAYFSPGSGFDQSQPTFTNMSVKQLFYVHAEQYNARNIFLTKSRDFVEVFNCSSSS; encoded by the exons ATGAAACAGTTCACCGATTTCATGAGTTTAAAAGGAACAGAAGATGCAGATTATCATTACCGGTGCGATGGGATCGTAGCAAGCGCAATGGAGTTTGCCACCAATCTGTTGTATGAAGAACAAGTCCTGAGTGCGAATGAACTTGGGGAGTACCATTCCCAGGTTCCAAAATTGGTTGAAGCGATCATCAAGCCAATTAGAAAGAGAGTGGAAGCGAATCGACTTGGCTTACCATTTCCCAAGATATCGGCTGCCAAGCAGATTCTTAGCGAGATTTCCACAAATGTGGGAAATATGCCAAATGATAAGGATCACCGCCGTTATGTAACAGATTACTACGCGGATCTTGACTTGGAGAGCGATGACGACTTCACCATCATTCACTTGAAGATGTGCCAGCTTAACACTCGTCGTGAGTTGGAGAAACTGGACAATCCAGTGTCGGCAGATCCGACCcctttaaaagaaataattggTGTAGTTAATCTCAACACAATTGTATTTTCCTACGCCGTTTTGTCCGAACCTTTCTTTATAGTTCGTGCGCACGACGTTTTCAAg TTCAGCCTACTTGGCGGTCTTGTCGCTGACTCACTTATTAGTGTCTTGGCTTCTTCGGACCCTGACAATTGCTTTTTTAAAGCGGTAAAGACATTGGATGATCTGGATATATATGGGGAAATGCAAGTAGACTGCAACACTGAAATTACTAACTACCAGAAACTTTACCACGTGATCCTCAATCTGGTCCATGAAGCTTACTTCTCCCCGGGATCTGGGTTTGATCAATCGCAGCCCACCTTCACCAACATGTCCGTGAAACAGCTTTTCTATGTGCATGCGGAGCAGTACAACGcaagaaacatttttctgaCTAAGTCCCGCGATTTTGTTGAGGTCTTTAATTGTTCAAGTTCCTcgtaa
- the LOC128262598 gene encoding uncharacterized protein LOC128262598, protein MDRRSRTILWLGYLLLLGVFAEAGKKPLLINPNELVMDRMLRQMNETANPCLDFKNYANGRFYTSEGWSIFDDKNRKYHALFEHLKNRAHESGSVEELVSKMYNACQSDEKGNKKANYLELVQPDTNLSWPQSTPDGSQWPEERFQWLVTLARLRRYGMEDVFLKMSLQVDLEDRSKYTVVIQKPILVRIIFAEEWLLEMGFNRSKANFLSEDLEKLASTLNDQNENRTLRKRSTLQELESQHGIFLKKYLEIVFDRHFSPSFQLQIVGVDYLVKLNQLISSYNKETVAVFLMKQFTDFMSLKGTEDADYHYRCDGIVASAMEFATNLLYEEQVLSANELGEYHSQVPKLVEAIIKPIRKRVEANRLGLPFPKISAAKQILSEISTNVGNMPNDKDHRRYVTDYYADLDLESDDDFTIIHLKMCQLNTRRELEKLDNPVSADPTPLKEIIGVVNLNTIVFSYAVLSEPFFIVRAHDVFKFSLLGGLVAYSLISVLASSDPDNCFFKAVKTLDDLDIYGEMQVDCNTEITNYQKLYHVILNLVHEAYFSPGSGFDQSQPTFTNMSVKQLFYVHAEQYNARNIFLTKSRDFVEVFNCSSSS, encoded by the exons ATGGATCGGAGATCAAGAACCATTTTGTGGCTCGGGTATTTGCTCCTACTTGGAGTATTTGCAGAGGCTGGAAAGAAGCCTTTGCTCATCAATCCAAATGAACTAGTGATGGACCGAATGTTGCGCCAAATGAACGAGACAGCCAATCCTTGTCTGGATTTCAAAAACTATGCTAACGGCAGGTTTTACACCTCTGAAGGTTGGTCGATATTTGACGATAAGAATCGCAAGTACCATGCTTTGTTCGAGCATCTTAAGAATCGAGCCCATGAGTCAGGCAGTGTGGAAGAATTGGTAAGCAAAATGTACAACGCCTGCCAATCCGACGAAAAGGGGAACAAGAAGGCGAACTATTTGGAGTTGGTTCAGCCGGACACCAATCTCTCCTGGCCCCAAAGTACGCCTGATGGCAGCCAGTGGCCCGAGGAGCGCTTTCAGTGGCTAGTGACCCTCGCCCGATTGCGTCGCTATGGAATGGAAGATGTTTTCCTAAAGATGAGCCTCCAAGTGGACCTCGAGGATCGCAGCAAGTACACGGTGGTGATCCAAAAACCTATTTTGGTTAGAATTATATTTGCCGAGGAGTGGTTGCTTGAAATGGGATTTAACAGGAGTAAAGCTAACTTCTTAAGTGAAGATTTGGAAAAACTCGCCAGTACTTTAAATGATCAGAATGAGAATAGAACGCTTAGGAAGCGTTCTACTCTTCAGGAGCTGGAAAGTCAGCATGGaattttcctaaaaaaatatCTCGAGATCGTTTTTGATCGCCATTTTTCACCGAGCTTCCAGTTGCAGATTGTTGGTGTGGACTATTTAGTTAAGCTCAATCAACTGATAAGCAGCTACAATAAGGAGACTGTGGCCGTCTTTCTGATGAAACAGTTCACCGATTTCATGAGTTTAAAAGGAACAGAAGATGCAGATTATCATTACCGGTGCGATGGGATCGTAGCAAGCGCAATGGAGTTTGCCACCAATCTGTTGTATGAAGAACAAGTCCTGAGTGCGAATGAACTTGGGGAGTACCATTCCCAGGTTCCAAAATTGGTTGAAGCGATCATCAAGCCAATTAGAAAGAGAGTGGAAGCGAATCGACTTGGCTTACCATTTCCCAAGATATCGGCTGCCAAGCAGATTCTTAGCGAGATTTCCACAAATGTGGGAAATATGCCAAATGATAAGGATCACCGCCGTTATGTAACAGATTACTACGCGGATCTTGACTTGGAGAGCGATGACGACTTCACCATCATTCACTTGAAGATGTGCCAGCTTAACACTCGTCGTGAGTTGGAGAAACTGGACAATCCAGTGTCGGCAGATCCGACCcctttaaaagaaataattggTGTAGTTAATCTCAACACAATTGTATTTTCCTACGCCGTTTTGTCCGAACCTTTCTTTATAGTTCGTGCGCACGACGTTTTCAAg TTCAGCCTACTTGGCGGTCTTGTCGCTTACTCACTTATTAGTGTCTTGGCTTCTTCGGACCCTGACAATTGCTTTTTTAAAGCGGTAAAGACATTGGATGATCTGGATATATATGGGGAAATGCAAGTAGACTGCAACACTGAAATTACTAACTACCAGAAACTTTACCACGTGATCCTCAATCTGGTCCATGAAGCTTACTTCTCCCCGGGATCTGGGTTTGATCAATCGCAGCCCACCTTCACCAACATGTCCGTGAAACAGCTTTTCTATGTGCATGCGGAGCAGTACAACGcaagaaacatttttctgaCTAAGTCCCGCGATTTTGTTGAGGTCTTTAATTGTTCAAGTTCCTcgtaa
- the LOC128262612 gene encoding uncharacterized protein LOC128262612 isoform X1: MKQFTDFMSLKETADMPFRCDVIVRSTMEFATNLLYEEQVLSAKELGEYRSQVTKLVEAIIKPIKKRVEANRLGLPSPKISAARQLLSEISTNVGNMPNDKDHRLFVTDYYADLDLESDDDFKIIHLKMWQLNTRRELEKLGNPVPADPTRFIYLIGAVNLNTIVFSYPILSKPFLMTRAHDVFKFSQLGSLVAQSLIRVLASSSPDNCFVNAVKTLDDLDIFVKEQADCNTKISDYHAYPVVLNLVHEAYFSPESGFDQSQPAFTNMSVKQLFYVHAAQTVAGNFHIAKIPDFAEVFNCSSSS, from the exons ATGAAACAGTTCACCGATTTCATGAGTTTAAAAGAAACAGCAGATATGCCTTTCCGGTGCGATGTGATCGTAAGAAGCACAATGGAGTTTGCCACCAATCTGTTGTATGAAGAACAAGTGCTGAGTGCGAAGGAACTTGGGGAGTATCGATCCCAGGTTACAAAATTGGTTGAAGCGATCATCAAGCCCATTAAAAAGAGAGTGGAAGCAAATCGACTTGGCTTACCATCTCCCAAGATATCGGCTGCCAGGCAGCTTCTTAGCGAGATTTCCACAAATGTGGGAAATATGCCAAATGATAAGGATCACCGACTATTTGTAACAGATTACTACGCGGATCTTGACTTGGAGAGCGATGACGACTTCAAAATCATTCACTTGAAGATGTGGCAGCTTAACACTCGTCGTGAGTTGGAGAAACTTGGCAATCCAGTGCCGGCAGATCCAACccgttttatatatttaattggtgCTGTTAATCTCAACACAATTGTATTTTCCTACCCCATTTTGTCCAAACCTTTCTTAATGACTCGTGCCCACGACGTTTTCAAG TTCAGCCAACTTGGCAGTCTTGTCGCTCAGTCACTTATTAGGGTCTTGGCTTCTTCGAGCCCTGACAATTGCTTTGTTAATGCGGTAAAGACATTGGATGATCTGGATATATTTGTTAAAGAGCAAGCAGACTGCAACACTAAAATTTCCGACTACCACGCATACCCAGTGGTCCTCAATCTGGTCCATGAAGCTTACTTCTCCCCGGAATCTGGGTTTGACCAATCGCAGCCCGCCTTCACCAACATGTCCGTGAAACAGCTTTTCTATGTGCATGCGGCGCAGACCGTCGCAGGAAACTTTCATATAGCTAAGATACCCGACTTTGCCGAGGTCTTTAATTGTTCAAGTTCTTcgtaa
- the LOC128262612 gene encoding uncharacterized protein LOC128262612 isoform X2 → MDRRSRTILWLGYLLLLGVFAEAGKKPLFFNQNAQVMDRMLRRMNETANPCLNFRNYVNGRSDDDDYSSMYGNMNRKFHVLFEHLKNQAHESGSVEELVSKLHNACQSDEKENKKANYLELVQPDTNLSWPQNTPDGSQWPQERFQWLVTLARLRRYGLDDVLLKMSLEVDLEDRSKYTVVIQNPSPAGPIYAKDLLEMGFNRSKANFLSEDLRKLARTLNNQNEYTTLKKRFTLQELESQHGVFLKKYLEIVFERHFSPSFQLQIVGVDYLVKLNQLISSYNKETVAVF, encoded by the coding sequence ATGGATCGGAGATCAAGAACCATTTTGTGGCTCGGGTATTTGCTCCTACTTGGAGTATTTGCAGAGGCTGGAAAGAAGCCATTGTTCTTCAATCAAAATGCACAAGTGATGGACCGAATGTTGCGCCGAATGAACGAGACAGCCAATCCTTGTCTGAATTTCAGAAACTATGTTAATGGCAGGTCTGACGACGATGATTATTCGTCGATGTATGGGAATATGAATCGCAAGTTCCATGTTTTGTTCGAGCATCTTAAGAATCAAGCCCACGAGTCGGGCAGTGTGGAAGAATTGGTAAGCAAATTGCACAACGCCTGCCAATCCGACGAAAAGGAGAACAAGAAGGCGAACTATTTGGAGTTGGTTCAGCCGGACACCAATCTCTCCTGGCCCCAAAATACGCCTGATGGCAGCCAGTGGCCCCAGGAGCGCTTCCAGTGGCTAGTGACCCTCGCCCGATTGCGTCGCTATGGCTTGGATGATGTTCTCCTAAAGATGAGCCTCGAAGTGGACCTCGAGGATCGCAGCAAGTACACGGTGGTGATCCAAAACCCTAGTCCCGCTGGACCTATATATGCTAAGGATTTGCTTGAAATGGGATTCAACAGGAGTAAAGCTAACTTCTTAAGTGAAGATTTGAGAAAACTGGCAAGAactttaaataatcaaaatgaGTATACAACCCTTAAGAAGCGTTTTACTCTTCAGGAGCTGGAAAGTCAGCATGGAgttttccttaaaaaatatctCGAGATTGTTTTTGAACGCCATTTTTCACCGAGCTTCCAGTTGCAGATTGTTGGTGTGGACTATTTAGTTAAGCTCAATCAACTGATAAGCAGCTACAATAAGGAGACTGTGGCCGTCTTTTGA
- the LOC128262594 gene encoding GATOR complex protein MIOS, which yields MSGNTHGLSWFPHFPDKFVSWGQEIHLYEVRRKDDHSQKSRLPYISVNYLANESRYQYARCVAASYHSDQPIIAVGLADGKIGICNFRDTYDSSWEYTPRQQRMCTCLAWNELDANILAIGHDRHRNDTCITIWDIERGVPKETANFFGVGESANSICWDRNHRTVIAGMSQKMIKLFDLRQSNATCQSIQTKTVQGLSVSPNGNYLCSYVDSVITLWDPRNIKSPLRQIQSSKNHLQIAWCPTRTSLLSSLQRDSSYITLYDIRSVDNENSGEIYHVKRQISPFPARYQHSGKFAFVNCLSWHSRDFERALILADAVNILDFRLPATLHTAHSNRRKLPLLMQRPLYTPASPTSTTAATPTQQHQQHQSQQQPTSSCSTNSGSFLDFSSPSGSPLNVDLLEPELFELDLVDETRQRALEDYGIRPDNKRFAELHLTPYLRNVWSTLNNVYCEDRLTGLKATLGINLGHTSEALMASSRIESQVLQWPEGINNSNKLICYRSEQRDLALQLCGWAFEQELERFIDQLYANKEYSRAAMICVFHLKIFHACNILSSAADNMRDPSMYRITVIALSSFNADRCSSTWRNQRSSANMQIHDPHLRAVFSFLTMEKDNFDAVLKEEGVLLSDRVAFACKYLSETKLADYVTQQIQAAIDGGDLNGLLLTGESLDGINILQSYMDTSFDVQTVALVAINYFRQEHFADKRIQYWIASYLDHLNSWGLWEKRAELDIKIEGIRPSSRSSRTVFLSCNFCGKSVSNALLDEPRPRSTTTSTNRLSSCPSCRKPLPRCSLCLMHMGTMVNMSNGESPNTATSEVPGWQTKPFSKWFSWCQTCRHGGHTEHIMQWFKQNSECPVSSCNCRCFDMDGTKPNTLRDIS from the exons ATGAGCGGCAACACACACGGACTCAGCTGGTTTCCGCATTTTCCCGACAAATTCGTATCGTGGGGCCAGGAAATCCATTTATACGAGGTGCGCCGCAAGGATGATCACAGCCAGAAAA GTCGCCTGCCTTACATATCCGTGAACTACCTCGCcaacgaatcgcgataccaaTATGCCCGGTGCGTGGCCGCCTCTTATCACAGTGACCAGCCCATAATTGCAGTGGGTCTGGCCGATGGCAAAATCGGTATATGCAATTTTCGGGACACCTACGACAGCAGCTGGGAGTACA CCCCCCGGCAGCAGCGCATGTGCACCTGCCTCGCTTGGAACGAACTGGATGCCAATATACTGGCCATTGGACACGATCGCCATCGGAACGACACCTGCATCACCATCTGGGACATCGAACGAGGTGTTCCCAAGGAGACTGCCAACTTCTTTGGCGTCGGCGAGTCGGCCAACTCGATTTGCTGGGATCGCAACCATCGCACGGTCATTGCGGGCATGAGCCAAAAGATGATCAAGCTATTCGATCTGAGAC AAAGCAACGCCACCTGCCAGAGCATTCAAACGAAGACAGTGCAGGGACTTTCGGTGTCGCCCAATGGAAACTATCTTTGCAGCTATGTGGACTCTGTGATCACGCTCTGGGATCCGCGGAACATCAAGAGTCCGCTCAGGCAGATCCAGTCCTCGAAGAATCATCTGCAGATCGCCTGGTGCCCCACTAGGACTAGCCTTCTCTCCTCCCTGCAAAGAGATTCCTCCTACATCACCCTCTATGACATTCGGAGTGTGGATAATGAGAATTCCGGAGAGATTTACCATGTGAAACGACAGATTAGTCCCTTTCCGGCTAGATATCAGCACAGTGGAAAGTTTGCCTTCGTCAATTGCCTGTCGTGGCATTCGAGAGATTTCGAGAGGGCTCTAATTTTGGCAGATGCAGTGAATATCCTCGATTTCCGATTGCCTGCCACTTTGCATACGGCTCATAGTAATCGCCGAAAGTTGCCACTTCTGATGCAGCGTCCACTTTACACACCCGCATCACCAACTTCCACCacagctgccacgcccactcagcagcaccagcagcaccagtcgcagcagcagcccacgagcagctgcagcacaAATAGTGGGAGTTTCCTGGACTTCAGCAGTCCCAGTGGTTCCCCCTTAAATGTGGACTTACTAGAACCTGAACTCTTTGAACTTGATCTGGTGGATGAGACACGTCAGAGGGCACTGGAGGATTATGGCATTAGGCCGGATAACAAACGATTTGCTGAGCTCCATTTAACCCCATATCTGCGAAATGTCTGGTCCACCCTAAACAATGTCTACTGCGAGGAtcgtttgacaggcttgaagGCCACTTTGGGCATAAATTTGGGACACACCTCAGAGGCCTTGATGGCCAGCTCTCGCATCGAATCTCAGGTGCTCCAATGGCCAGAGGGCATCAATAACTCTAACAAGTTGATATGCTACAG GAGCGAGCAACGCGACCTGGCTCTTCAACTCTGTGGCTGGGCTTTCGAGCAGGAGCTGGAACGCTTTATCGACCAGTTGTATGCCAACAAGGAGTACAGCCGGGCGGCCATGATCTGCGTGTTCCACCTGAAGATCTTCCACGCCTGCAACATTCTTTCCTCGGCGGCGGACAACATGAGAGATCCCAGCATGTACCGGATCACGGTGATTGCCTTGTCCAGCTTCAATGCCGATCGGTGCAGTTCCACGTGGCGAAATCAGAGATCCAGCGCCAATATGCAGATACACGATCCACATTTAAGGGCCGTTTTCTCCTTTTTAACCATGGAAAAGGATAATTTTGATGCAGTTCTTAAGGAAGAGGGCGTTTTACTGTCAGATCGCGTGGCCTTCGCCTGCAAATATCTGTCGGAGACGAAGCTGGCCGATTATGTAACGCAGCAAATTCAAGCGGCCATAGATGGCGGTGATCTGAATGGCTTGCTGCTCACTGGTGAGTCGCTGGACGGGATCAACATACTGCAGTCCTACATGGACACCAGCTTCGATGTGCAG acGGTAGCCCTGGTGGCCATTAACTATTTTCGGCAAGAGCACTTTGCGGACAAGCGCATCCAGTACTGGATTGCTAGCTACCTGGATCATCTGAACAGCTGGGGTCTGTGGGAGAAGCGTGCCGAGCTGGACATCAAGATCGAGGGCATTCGCCCCTCTTCGCGCAGTTCGCGCACCGTCTTCCTGTCCTGCAACTTTTGCGGCAAGTCCGTATCGAATGCCCTGTTGGATGAGCCACGTCCACGtagcaccaccaccagcaccaatcGACTCTCCTCCTGTCCCAGCTGCCGGAAGCCCCTGCCCCGCTGCTCGCTCTGCCTGATGCACATGGGCACCATGGTGAACATGAGCAACGGCGAGTCACCGAACACGGCGACCTCCGAGGTGCCCGGCTGGCAGACGAAGCCCTTCTCAAAGTGGTTCTCCTGGTGCCAGACATGTCGCCACGGCGGACACACCGAGCACATCATGCAGTGGTTCAA ACAAAACTCAGAGTGTCCCGTGTCGTCGTGCAACTGTCGCTGCTTCGACATGGACGGCACCAAGCCGAATACTTTAAGAGACATTTCCTAG
- the LOC128262629 gene encoding LOW QUALITY PROTEIN: protein CEBPZOS (The sequence of the model RefSeq protein was modified relative to this genomic sequence to represent the inferred CDS: deleted 1 base in 1 codon), with product MLPKTPKPALWKFIKGSAKTLFVLEAVCFAASYGVYYRMNTNREFRQHIHENYPFVLDYYYKIGEIVGDSTVRQSDASYWSALKKSD from the exons ATGCTACCCAAAACACCGAAGCCCGCCCTGTGGAAATTCATCAAGGGAAGTGCCAAGACCTTGTTTGTACTGGAGGCAGTTTGTTTTGCGGCCAGCTACGGTGTTTATTATCGCATGAACACAAATCGAG AGTTCCGCCAGCACATCCACGAGAACTATCCCTTTGTACTA GATTATTACTATAAAATCGGTGAAATTGTAGGCGATTCGACAGTTCGACAGTCGGATGCGAGTTATTGGAGCGCCCTAAAGAAAAGCGATTAG